The Enterococcus sp. 7F3_DIV0205 genome has a window encoding:
- the pfkB gene encoding 1-phosphofructokinase: MIYTVTLNPSIDYIVHVDGLKLGDLNRMTKDFKLPGGKGINVSRILKRIEAESTALGFLGGFTGNFISDWLLAEQIETKFTTISEDTRINIKLKSETETEINGLGPAISNEEMQELKQALSAISANDIVVLSGSTPATLREGFYEELIQIIKDKDAEFVIDTTGKDLLNALPNKPLLIKPNNHELAELFDVKFESMEDILPFGERLLKDGAQHVIISMAGDGALLFTKEGTYRSNVLKRPLKNSVGAGDSMIAGFVGRFAKNNDPVEAFKWGVACGSATAFSDDLASGNLINELISEVEIEKIN; the protein is encoded by the coding sequence ATGATTTACACAGTGACACTAAACCCTTCAATTGACTATATTGTTCATGTAGACGGGCTTAAATTGGGCGATTTAAACCGAATGACCAAAGACTTTAAATTACCAGGAGGTAAAGGAATCAATGTTTCTAGAATTCTAAAAAGAATCGAGGCGGAATCAACAGCACTAGGATTTCTAGGGGGCTTTACCGGAAATTTTATTTCTGACTGGCTGCTAGCAGAACAGATCGAAACAAAATTTACGACCATCAGTGAAGATACACGAATCAATATTAAGTTAAAATCTGAAACTGAAACTGAGATCAATGGTTTGGGTCCTGCTATCAGCAATGAAGAAATGCAGGAATTGAAACAAGCCTTAAGTGCAATTTCAGCGAATGACATTGTTGTTTTATCAGGCAGTACACCAGCAACACTACGAGAAGGTTTTTATGAAGAACTGATTCAAATCATCAAAGACAAGGATGCGGAATTTGTCATTGATACAACTGGCAAAGATTTACTAAATGCTTTGCCTAATAAACCCTTACTCATCAAGCCAAACAATCATGAACTAGCTGAATTATTTGATGTAAAATTTGAATCTATGGAAGATATCTTGCCCTTTGGGGAACGTTTGTTAAAAGACGGTGCCCAACATGTGATCATCTCAATGGCGGGTGATGGTGCCTTGCTCTTCACTAAAGAAGGTACCTATCGTTCAAATGTACTGAAAAGACCATTAAAAAATTCTGTTGGTGCAGGAGACTCAATGATTGCTGGATTTGTAGGTAGATTTGCCAAAAATAATGATCCTGTTGAGGCATTCAAATGGGGAGTTGCTTGCGGTAGCGCAACTGCTTTTTCAGATGATTTGGCCTCTGGAAATCTAATCAATGAATTGATTTCCGAAGTTGAAATTGAAAAGATCAATTAA
- a CDS encoding DeoR/GlpR family DNA-binding transcription regulator — protein MLTEERHQAILRLLDQQSVVKSQELSTLLNASESTIRRDLQELEDADLLERIHGGAKRIINLGFEQDMTEKSVKNTQEKQAIAFLAAQLVHDGDVIYLDAGSTTLEMLPFLAGKSITVVTNSVHHAAKLGDLSINTIILGGSLKLSTKAITGSTGMEQLRHFRFNKVFMGMNGAHLEFGLTTPDPEEAALKRLAIAQAEEAYVLIDQTKLNKVTFTKVTDLENVTLLINHCSPDILEQFQKKTTIKEAIQ, from the coding sequence ATGCTTACAGAAGAAAGACACCAAGCTATTTTACGTTTATTAGACCAACAATCCGTCGTTAAATCACAGGAACTATCCACCCTTCTAAATGCATCTGAATCTACTATTCGTAGAGATTTACAAGAATTGGAAGATGCAGATTTATTAGAACGTATCCATGGCGGAGCAAAACGAATTATAAATTTAGGTTTTGAACAAGATATGACTGAAAAATCAGTCAAAAACACGCAAGAAAAACAAGCTATTGCATTCTTAGCTGCTCAATTGGTTCACGATGGCGACGTTATTTATCTAGACGCTGGATCGACCACTTTAGAAATGTTGCCGTTTCTAGCAGGAAAATCTATCACAGTGGTGACAAACTCCGTTCACCATGCCGCTAAACTAGGTGATTTGAGTATTAACACCATTATTCTTGGCGGATCACTAAAACTGTCTACCAAAGCAATCACTGGTTCCACTGGAATGGAGCAACTCAGACACTTCCGTTTCAATAAAGTATTTATGGGAATGAACGGCGCTCATCTTGAATTTGGTTTGACAACACCTGATCCTGAAGAAGCTGCATTAAAACGTTTGGCTATTGCGCAAGCAGAAGAGGCATATGTTTTGATTGACCAAACCAAACTAAATAAAGTCACCTTCACAAAAGTGACGGATCTTGAAAATGTAACACTTTTGATCAATCATTGTTCACCAGACATACTTGAACAATTTCAGAAAAAAACAACGATCAAGGAGGCAATACAATGA